CTCCCATCCTGTCTCCTCCATCAACTCCAGCACCTTTAGAAGCAAAGCACAGCCTGCAAAACTGGATTCTCTTAAATATttgtcttctttgtttcttttggcGGCCCTGGGTCTTAGTCATGGCTCATGGGGTATTCATCGCGCACGCGAGCTCTAAGTTGCGGCAGGCATGTGGGGTcaagttccccagccagggatggaacccaggcttccTGAATTAGAGAGCATAGTCTTACcctccggaccaccagggaagtccccagaccgTGCAGTCCTAAGACCCCACGTCTCATCCGAGGCCTGTacagatagatacacacacacagatactcaCACAAGTAGACCTGTATGCAGATCTGTTCAGACACATGCTGGCGCGTACACACACTCCCAAACATGCTGCCCAAAGACACAGTGGTGCACACGGAGGTGTGCGACACGGATCAGGTGTCTAAGGTACAAAGTGACACAGATGCACACACTCAGGGATGTACACAGACATGCGAGCATCTCCATAGAGATGTAGAAAATGTGCACACAAGCAACACACAAATACATGCTGACTCACACAGATTTATGCATATTTACAAGCACAGATTcacatatacacagacatatacagGTGTCTGAAGACTGACTCATGCACACACCAAGACACCTACACACCCGTGTACACGTGTGCCCCAGACATCCTTGAACACGCTCCCCGGGCCTCACATAGAGCCACACCCCCAGGaagtctctctcactctctctctcacgaCCCAGGGCTCTCTGCCCTCTGAACCCAGTTTGCAGTCTCAGCTTCCCGCTTCTTCAAGCTCTGATCCTTCCTGGAGCCCAGCCTGGGATGAAGCTAAGAGCAGGAACACTGTTCTGTCTCAGTGATCCCCAGACCGAGAAGATGGAAGAAGCCGGGAGACCCGGGGCTGGAGAGCCAGTCCTGGAGCCACCTGGCTGCACACGGCCTGACTTGGGCCCCGAGCCCCTCGGGGAGTGAGGCACCTCCCTGCTGAGACCATGGCCCCTCCAGGGAGGGGACGGAGGCTGGGGACAAGAGAGGGGATGCAGGATGGAGGGGAGCGAGGAGGACAGCCTCCCATGAGGATATGGTCGGGGAGCCATCTCACAGAGAGCTGGGCCTTGGACTCAACTCCAGGTGGCTGAATTAAAATCTGAATCAAAgccacccattcccatccattttagttcagggattcctaaaatgtcagtgttcacccttagcatctcctgcttgaccacgtccaatttaccttgcttcgtggacctaacatcccaggttcctctgcaatattgttctttatggcACTGGACTTTACCTTCAccgccagtcacatccacaactgagccgTGTTTCCACGTGGATCCAGCCTCTTCGTTCTTTCTGAAGCTTTTCCCTacaagcatattgggcaccttccaacctgggggctCTTCCGGtgtcctatccttttgccttttcatactgttcatggggttctcaaggcagtaATACTCCGGAGTGgcctgccatcccttctccagtggaccatgttttgtcagaactctccgccATGGCCCGTCCgtgttgggtggccctacacggcatggctcagagcttcattgagttagacaaggctgtggtccatgtgatcatttgGCTTAGCATTCTGTGATTGGAGTTTTCATTCTGGAGTCTTTGGGTTTGTAGTTCTCCCTTCTTCTGTCTGCCATCTGtcagataaggataagaggcttgtgcaaccATCCTGACGGGAGAGACGGGCTGTGGGAAACACTCGGTCTTGCTCTggagggcagggccatgctcattATATTTTTAATCCAATTGTTTTCTGTGAAGTCCTACAAGAATTTCtaggactaacacacacaaaaaagacatcctttttgTCATAAGGCATTAgaacacaaaagtaggaagtcaagagatacctggagtaacaggcaaatttggccttggtgtacagaatgaagcagggcaaaggctaacagagtttgccaagagaatgcactggtcatagcaaacaccctcttccaacaacacaagagaagactctgcacatggacatcaccagatggtcaataccgaaatcagactgattgtattctctgcagctgaagatggagaagctctatacagtcagcagaaagcAAGActtggaactgactgtggctcagatcacgagctccttattgctaaattcagacttaaattgaggaaagtagggaaagcgactagaccattcaggtatgacctaaaccaaatcccttatgattatatagtggaggtgacaaatagattcaagggattctgTCTGgcacacagagtgcctgaagaactataaacAGAAGTTCGTAACGTtggacaggaggcagtgaccaaaaccatcacaaagaaacagacattCACGACAGCAAAGTGGTTGcctgaagaggctttacaaatagctgtgaaaagaagagaagcaggagggaaaggagaaaggggaagatatccccaactgaatgcagagttccagagaacagcaaggggagagaagaaggccttcctcaaggatgagtgcaaagaaatagaggaaaataacagaatgggaaagactagagttctcctcaagaaaattggagacaccAAGGGATCATtccatgtaaagatgggcacaataaaggacagaaacagcaaggacctagcAGAAGAGGattattaagaggtggcaagaatacacagaactatacaaaaagatcttaatgggcCGAATAATCACaacactagagccagacatcctggagtgtgaagtcaagtgggccttaggaagcatcactacaaacagagtTAGTGAAGGTAATAGAATTACAGCTGAGctgcataaaattttaaaagataatgctgttaaagtgcttcactcagtacaccagcaaatatggaaaactcagcagtgcccacaggactggaaattgtcagttttcattccagtcccaaaggaaggcaatgccaaagaatgttcaaaccatacAATTACGCTTATTTCATATACTGGCAAGGTAATGCACAAAAGCCTTCGAGATacgcttcagcagtatgtgaaccaagaacttccagatgtataagctggactcagaaaaggcagaggaaccagagatcaaattgccaacatccttggatcatagagaaagaaagggaattccaggaaaatgtCTGCTTTATTGCTAAAGAccttgactgcatggatcacaataaactgtgaaattcttaaagagatgggaataccagaccacctgacctgcttcctaagcaatctgtatgcaggtcaggaagcaacagttagaactggacatggaacaatggattggttcaaaataggaaaagcattatgtcaaggctatatattgtcaccctgcttatttaacttatatgcagagtacatcatgagaaatgccaggctggatgaatcacaagctggaataaagattgcctggaaaaatatcaacagcctcagatatgcagatgacaccacccttatggcagaaattgaagaagaactaaagagcctcttgataaaagtgaaagaggatagagaaaggagagagaaaaaagttggcttaaagctcaacattcagaaaaataagatcatggcatccagtcccatcacttcctgcaaaatagaaggggaaaagtggaaacagtgacagattttcttttcctgggctccaaaatcactgcagatggtgactgccgcctcGAAATTAAAacacgattactccttggaagaaaagctatgaccaacctagacagcatgatAAAAAGCACtttgtcactttgctgacaaagatcggtataatcaaagctatggtttttcctttactactaagtcacttcagtcgtgtccaactctgtgcgaacccatagacagcagcccaccaggctcccccgtccctgggattctccaggcaagaacactggactgggttgccatttccttctccaatgcacgaaagtgaaaagtgaaagtgaagtcactcagtcgtgtccgactcctagcaaccccatggactgcagccttccaggctcctccgtccatgggattttccaggcaagagtactggagtggggtgccattgccttctccgaagtacaaatgtgagcattggactctaaagaaagctgagcgacaaagcattgatgcttttgaactgtggtgttggagaagactcttgggagaatccctgggactgcaagcagatccaacaagtccatcctaaaggaactcagtcctgaatattcattggaaggactgatgttgaagctgaaactccaatactttggccacctgatgcaaagagctgactcatttgaaaagaccctgatgctgggaaagatggaaggtgggaggagaaggggacgacagaggatgagatggttggatggcatcaccggctcaatggacatgggtttgggtggactccaggagttagtaaAGGACagaaggtctggcgtgctgctgtccatggggtcgcaaagagtgggacacaactgagcacctgaacagCAGCAGGCAGGTAGGAGAATGGAAAACAGGGGCCAGTCTCCGAGGTGAAAACAGCTCAGGGCTGGAAGAGTCAGGTGCCCCGAGAGACCCTTTCTCCTTGCCCCATCATGTGGGGGCCCCAGGCGGGACCTCATGGCTCCTCCCAGTTCTCAAATCTGACACAACCCCTGCATTTTGGAAAGCCGCCACTCTGCCCCTAAACCGCGGGCCTTATTGAATCCAAACAAAGAGGGCTCCTCAACAGAGGCGTCCTCCCCCAGAACCTGGGGGGGGCCCTTCAGGAGCCGGACCCCCGCCCATTCCCGGCTGTCACCAGGGGCCACTGCAGTGAAACCCCCCAGTGCCACCCACTCCTGCCCCGCGGGCAGGAGTCCCGCTCCAGCTGTTACTTTTCAAagtccccctgccctgccccgcaAAGCCAGAACAAGGGCTTCCAGGATTCTCCAACCCAGAGGACTCCTCCAAAGTGCGCAGCAAAGAGACAGCAGACAGGATATGCTGTGAGAACGTGGCTTTATGAACCGGGGAGGCTGGGGGTCAAGGGGGCCGAGGGTGAACCGGGCaggcaagggggtgggggggtcaggGGTGAGGCCAGGCCGGCAGGGGGGCCGGGGACGCGGGGGGCAGGGTCTCCAGCCTCCGGCTTAGAAGGAGCAGATGAAGGGCAGCCGCCTGTTGCACGGAGCTCGTCGCCAGTGACCCCCTGCAGGCAGAGAGCACAGTGATGTCAGTTCACCTGAGTGTGGCCTGTGTCCCCAGTGCCCGGCCAGGCACCTCTCAGCTGACCTTTGCAGGCCAAGCTGAGGGCCGTATGTCTCCCCATGTCCCAGCTAGCCACGATCACTGATCTCTTCTCTTGCAGAGGCAGTGTGCTAAGGGCTTCCTTTGGACTGTCCTTCCATCCTCACAGTGACGCCAGGAGGTCAGCGCTGCCAGCActcccacttcacagatgggaaaactgaggctcaggggagTGATAACCTGCCCTGATCTCAGCAGACAAGCAGTAAATGGAGCCAGATGTGGACCTCGGCCATCTGACTGCAGCCCGTGTGGTCTTTGCCCCTGTTCTAAACTCCCACACGTCGAGCATCTGTGCTGTTGGGAGCTGGGGAATCATCTGTCAGCTGGCCCTAGTTGCCACTTCATTCCCATGTCCCTCGGCCACACTTCACATTATCGAGTGTCCCTCCTGTCTGTCCCACACTCTCTCCTTGTAACCGACCCgtcagaggaagggagggagcctCGCTGAGTCTGGAGGACACAGAGCCCCCAGCCCTGTCCAGGACCCCTCACTGTGGCTCTGAGGATCCCTGCACCTCAGCCCTGCTCACACACAGGGCAGGGTTCTCTAGTGGGGGAGGCTGTGTGAGGGGAGGCGTGTCTGTGCAGCTCACAGGGACGTCTGTGTGGGTCCACACCCCCCTACCTTGCCCAGGGGCCTGGCCCCCTCACCTCTGGTGCACAGGGCTACACAGCGGCCTCTCCCAAATGTAGGTTGTCCTGCAGCCCAGTATGCAAAATTCCAGTAACTCCCATCAGCCCAGAAAAATCTCCTGCATCGTAACTAGAGAAGAGAGAGGCTGGGTCAGAGGGCAGAGGTCCAGGAAGACAGATGCTGAGGCTCCTGAAAGTCCCCTGAGCATCCCTTCTGGATGTCTATAATCTCCTCTCACTGTGTCACCTGGCTAGGACCCCACCGTACAAACCCATCCCTGAGCGTCTTCAGGCAGTGACACGGAAGAGCAAACATCACTTCCAGCTCTCACACAGAGCAGGCTTCTCAAACTTCACTGAGCAGACACATCTCCTGGCGATCTGGTGGGAATGTGGATTCTGATTCGGGAGGTCTGGGGTGCGGCCCAGGATCCTGTATTTCAACAAGCTGCCGGGTGGTGTTGATACTCTGGTTCCAGGACCACAGCTGACAGCACTTACTCAGGCACCGCCCCAGGGTCACTCTGAGGGAAGGACCCCCTCACAGAGGAGGACACCGACATAGGGAGGCAGGCATTCAGCCAGTCATGCACAGAGCTGGGTATGAACTCTacttcctgactccagggacGGACTGATAGACATTTCACAGCCAGTTTGGTGGAAAGTGTgaggcagaggaaagaaagaacccTGTTTATGATAACTGTCCATTTCTCTGTGCAAACGCACCCACCAGGGCAGATTTCAAGCTGCAAGCGTGAAGCCACTGAACACGGGTGAGGAGGAGAAGCGCTCAGTCATCACGTCTCCTACGTCAGCACAAGCCGGCTTCCGGGGCCAGGATGAGGCTCGGTGGGGGCAGGTGGAGCCTTGAGGCACTCCGAAACCCCCGAGCCccggggccttccctggtggtccaggggtgagGAAGCTGCCTGCCCTTGCAGGGGccgtgggtttgctccctggtcctggaagaccccacgtgccacacAGCCCCCACTTGTGCTCCCACCGCTGAGTGGGGCTCTTGATTCTGTGTGCCCCAAAAGCAAAGCCACCTCAATAAGAAACCCATGCCCCACAGCCAGAGGGTGCCCCAGCCACACCTAGATAAAGCCCGTGTGCAGGCAAATATGAATACAGGAAAAAGGCTTTTAAAAGATACGGGATTGACTTCCCAGTATTAAACCAACCTttttataaaggacagaaagaaagagcTTCCTCTCTCTGGACACTGGCACCTCACTTACCCGACCTCTGATGAAGCCTCCAATCCAGACCTGTGCGTAGTTGGTCGTTATGCTCAAGCGATAGATGAGACTGTTGACATAAAAGTTGTGGATGGAGGCGAGGTTGCCTCGGTAGCACTTCCTGCAGACTCTCTGCAGAGAGAACAGGCAGGAGAGAAAATTCACTGTTTTCATGTTAAGTTGCTGAGTCTCCAGGAAATTCCCACATCCATTTGCAAATCAGAAATCAGGTATCTATTGCTCCCCCTGAATCCCATCTCttgtgcctttctttgggcttccctggtggctcagcgggtaaagaatccgcctgcaatgcaggagacttgggtttgatcgctgggttgggaagatcccctgcagaaggaaatggcaacccactccagtactcttgcctggaaaatccatgcacagaagaccctggttggctacagtccatggggttgcaagtgtcagacacaactgagcaacttcactttctttctttcactttcttttctgatGCATATTAGGCTAAGAGAACCATTAGTCTAAATAATAAGAAACAGAACATTGAATCCAACCCTATCTCTCCATCCCTGGTCCCTCATAGCAGCCTCGCTGCCATATACCTGAGCTTTCTTAAACTTCTTTGGGGTCCGCACCAGCGTGTAGCGGCAGGTCTTGCACTCAGGACTGCCCGGAAGTTGCACTGTCTCCTCTTCCTTGGGGCACTGCACATCCTCATCTAAGTCATCTGGGTCTGAGTCCCCCTCATCGTCGTGGGCGTCCTCggcctcctctctccccaacTCAAGCACCTCACCACTCACGGCCAGCTCTCCTTGCTGCCCCCCTGAGCCTTCAGGATCCTGGCTCAGGTCTGCCTGTGTCTCCAGATCACCCAGATGGGGGGCATCCTTCTCTGGAAAAAATACCCCGCCATCAGACCAGGTACCACCTTCCTCCAGGACCACGGCCAGCTCTGATGGCTCCACCCAGTCTTCCTAGGGACCCCATCTGGAACCAAAGACGGGAGGGATCCCTTGGGGGTTGGATGAGCCAGAATTCTTGCAGCACGCACACAATTGCATGAGAACCTGATGCCAGTTGACACCACGTGCGGGTAATGTGGGCGTGAGAGATGTGAGAAGCCCTCATTTTACGGGGGTGTGTTTCCCTGCAAAGGAGCCCTGGGGGAAAGTTCAGGTCACAGCTCTGGGTCCAGGAGAAATCTAACTAGAGAGGGGCTGGGGCGACTGAAcaggggcctgtggccctggACTCACCAGAGCAAAAAACAATGCAAGAAAGAT
This sequence is a window from Bubalus kerabau isolate K-KA32 ecotype Philippines breed swamp buffalo chromosome 15, PCC_UOA_SB_1v2, whole genome shotgun sequence. Protein-coding genes within it:
- the LOC129628712 gene encoding proteoglycan 3-like, whose product is MKGCLLLPLLLLGTVSALYLEKDAPHLGDLETQADLSQDPEGSGGQQGELAVSGEVLELGREEAEDAHDDEGDSDPDDLDEDVQCPKEEETVQLPGSPECKTCRYTLVRTPKKFKKAQRVCRKCYRGNLASIHNFYVNSLIYRLSITTNYAQVWIGGFIRGRLRCRRFFWADGSYWNFAYWAAGQPTFGRGRCVALCTRGGHWRRAPCNRRLPFICSF